ctgtatataaatatgaACTTTTGCATGTATAGTATATTTGGTTTAGATTGAATTGGTAGAAATATACTAATAATCATAAATTACTATCAATtgaaatgaaaaaaacaaaaaacttacCGTAGTTAATCTCTCTAAGGCAGCAAACCGTTCTTCTTGGGCTGAACATGCCTTATCAAATGCTTCATGCTTCTTGATAAGGTTTTCAACTTCATCAATAGATCTCTTAAAAATGAAACATATTATTAATAAAAacattgtaaatattttaatattattttgtAAAACTATTGTCAGGTCACGTTTTATGAAAAAAAATAGGATAAAGTCGTCAGTCTTTGAACATGTTAAAAGTTAATATTATCTGTCAACAACTGTATAGTCATTTCAAGTTTATTGCAAAACTTAAAGTAAGAATCAAAAGAAATGCCATCTTATAAAATGACACCAAAATGGATGCTATACATGCAGTAAATGGAAATattagaaaaacaaaaaaaaatatatcgaTGTCTGGAGTTTTGATGCCCATCCTTGTCCCCACACCCTTGAAACAGTCTTCAATAAGAAAACATATTACCCATTTGTAAGAGACCCTCTCCAGTGCAGTATAACCATTTATATTTTGGTCTATACTATACTTTTATTTCCATAATACTAGGCAACACTCTCAGAATTACATACCTAGTTAACAAATTAGGTATGACAAAATTTTAAATTAGGAGGTGGTCCCTAAACAGTATTATTAGGCTTGTACAACTTTTATAAATCCTTGTGTACTGTAATTATGCATTTTAGCCTGCATATTACATGAAAATTATTGATGCTAACACGggtgaaaacaaaattatttttcATAATACTGTACGTACAAATCAACTGGGTTATAGTGGACATGTGGGCCTGTGGGGtcacttcaagcaacagcctgttggaccaagttgtcACACGTTAAGTCTGGCTCCAGGCTACACTTAGGAAGTAGAATTACTCCCAGAACCCATAATaggtataaatatacaataaattatTTTTCCAATAATACTGACCCCGAACTCTGATGATACGAGGTACGGTTCCTGAGCAAGCAGCCACTGCTCTGCTACAGATGCATCACGAGCAAACTGGTACACCTCCAAAACTAAAATATAGATAAACAAATATAGTCTAAAATTCACATTTGAAATGGATATTTAGTACTTTATATACATATCAAATAATCAAAATCAAATAAGTCTACAGCCTTTTATAGACTTTCAGAAATAGTTTTAGATACAGGACTAATGCATGTAGCTGCTTTTTCCATGTCAAACAGTTTTCCATGTCCAACAAAACTAGCAGTTTTCTTCAATACTTAAtatacaccttttccagtttcaactTTGTTACACAAGAGAGAGATCTATAGCAAACGTGTTTTCTTTACCTAGTTATAATTGCCTAATTGAGTTTGCTGGGAGCAAGTTCCAGCTTCCTTACTCTGCCTCCTAATCAACTGACTGTATGAAGAGTATTGATAACAATTTGACTTACTGAGCTGCAGATGCTCCCATCTTTCTTCCCAACGTTGAAGCATGTTGATGCGCTGGTTGCTAAGCGACATAAGCTTCTCCTTAATTTCTGGTGTGGCATAATGATTTCGGGAGAGTAACTCCTTCCCGAGAAACACGCACACATTAAAGTTGTCTTCCCGTGCGTCTACTTCTGCTTTCAAACTTTGATGATTGTTCATTAACAACTCTACACCACTTACATCCCTGTCAAAGACAATCATGTTTTATGgctaagaaaaaataaaaaatctaaaGTACGATACAACAATTATTAAAATTTTGTAAGTTAAAAGTTACACTAGGGAATGTGTGCCGAATGGTATTACCTGGGTTTTTCAGTAGTGTTCATCTGTCTGATAACATCATCCATCCATAATATTAGAGTGCGCACCATGTTGAAGAATTTGAATAGATCTCCAGTGTCATGTAGCTTAATTCGTCTGTCTTCACACATGCCTTGTAAATTCAACCATGCTGAGACCACTTCCGCTTCACGATTGGTAATCTCACGAGCTTTATCACCTGCATATGCTGCTTGTAGTTTGGACGAATCTTCCTGAACTTGTTGGACCTGAAAGAAGAAAAAGTATTAACTAAATTCAAAATATTAATGTTAGCATATAAAATATCAATCAAATTTAAGATTAAcaaaaaattaatattttaaatTAGAGATACAGTacattaatacacatttatttAGTGGTTTTACCTGTTGTTGAAGCATAACCAAGTCTTGTACAAAGTTCTGATGTTTTCTTTGTAGAGCTGAAACTGAACCAGCATCACGGCCAAGTTCATCTGATATGCTGTTCTGTTTTTCTAGGATGCGACTCAGTACGTCCTTACAATCATGGAAGAATTTATGTAGTTCCCAAGAAGCTGCTAACATTTGTGTGCGTGTCTCAATTAGCTCCAGCAAGTCAGCCCAAGATTCATTCAGACCATCCTTCCATTCTGCTATGGTGGCTGCATCAGAATGACCAGCAGATATTAACTGATCAGCTATCTCATTGACAGCTGCAACTCGCTCTGTTCCAATAGTTTCTGTGTCACGAGCAAACTCCTTAAACCGATCACGGAGCATCTGCAATGAAATACGAGAAAATGATAATTATACATGTGTATGATCTCAATTGCAAAGGCAAATTATATTGCATCTTATACCCGTAGACTAATCTTCCATTATACATACCGAGACATGGTCGTAGTCTTGACCAAGCTCATGCGACCCAGCAACTACCTCCCGTTCTGCAATCCATTGCTCTAAGTCGTCAACTTCACGGTTCAACATAAACAGTTTGAGGGCTTCGTCTAATTTGCTGCGTCGTTCTACTGCAAGGTCCCGCAGTCCAGCATACAGCTTATCTATTTGTGACTGTCTGATTCCTATCTGTTCACTAATAGAAAATAAAACTACATTAATTCATCTTACCTGGTTATATAAATGTTCAGCTTTTAGAGGAATTAAAGTACATTAACAAGCATGGTATTATAAGGCACTTGTTTTCTCACTAGCCCCAGTCCCGAACCATATCCATATACAGGAGTGATGGTCTGATTCCATCTTCCTAGACTGGCTAAAACTCTTTAATACTACTGTATACTCAATGGAAGGTAATTACACAAGACAGAAGTAGGCTGGAATAATTCAGAGGGTACTTGATTGGATGAAGGAGACAGGAAAGAAAGTATTAatgaaagaaaatgtatataggAAGGAATTATAAAGTAGGGTTCCCCCCTTCAAAAGTTCTTGGAAAATACTGTTCTTGATTTACATGAATGACGTACCCAAGGAAGTGTGCTCTTGCATGTCAAGGTTTGTAGATGTTGTCCTCCATCTTAACCTTCCTCAGCCCTTAAGCTGATTAAGGGCCGAGGAGGATTAATATGGAGGAAAATTACAAGTTACTAAAGGAAGATCTCAACAAACCACAGAACTGGGCACATCAATGACAAATACTGTACTTCATAGAGCTCAATCCTAGCAAATGCCTATTATGATGGGGAATGGAAGAGAGACTAGAATGGCAATAAAAGAAGGAGACAGCTACAGGATTCTGAGAAAGAGAAGTGCCTAAAATTGAATATCACACCAGGTCTAGAGCAAGGGCGTGAAAATTACTAAAACATTAGAAGCAGACACGAAACAAACATATGGAATGCCTTAAAACCTAAACAGGCTATCCTTCTCATTAAACTAAATCAATGCTATGAAGCAATTTTCTTCAATACCTCAAATTTTTAAATCCATAAGTTTTTAAGAGAAAGACTTGCCTGTCAGGATGTTCTTCATTAATAAGATGTCTCGCCGTTTCTCCAAGCTGTCTTATCGTTTCTGCATAGTCTGCTACAGCACACTCTAAACTCTGGTGTTTCTTCATCAAGTTCTGAGCAGAAATTTCATCCTTGCCACGATCCTCCACCATCATGTAAAGTTCCTGTTCACTCATCCAAACCTCTGCCTCACTTGCATCAAAGAGATATTGTTGTGCTTTTTCCGACACCAAAAGTTTTGACCGTCTGTGCTCTAAGGCATCCTTCAATTTGGCCCAATGATCTAACAAATCCTCTAACAATTTGTGGAATTCGTCTGCACTCTCGTGTCCTTCTTCAATAAGTTTTCTGCCATTTGCACATACCAAATTAATGCGTGGTTCATGGTTATCAATTTCTGTGCTTAAACTCTGGAGCTTCTTCTTTAGCATGTGGACGGTGAAGAGAGAGTTGCCATATTCTGTGTTAGATGCCTGTGGCATCTTTTCTAGTATCCATAACTTCTCATCCTCCACATCTCTTCTGAACTGATATGCTTCTTTCTTTTTTGCCAGAGCCCAATTACGTTCATCTAGGGGAGCTTTGAGCGACTCGAACTTCTTTTCTACCATTGCCTTCATTAATTTAATTTCCTCAGTCTTCTCTGGTGTCATGCGTTGTAAATAATCAGCTTGACTTTCTAACTGTTCCACTTGTTtggctttaacagccatttgtgttTCAATCATTTGTTGTTTCTGCATGAGTATATTTACAGAAGTAAGATCCATTCCTGTATCACGACCTTCAATTTGCTTTTCCAAGTCTGTCATCCAAGTATCAATGTCATCACAAGTCTGCTCATAAAGCACTTGCCGATTAGCATCAAACAGACGTTCACCCTTTTCTTTGGTAGTGGTTTCAAGAGCATCAAAGTGCTGGTTAAGTTCGCTAATCTTGGGTCCAATGAGCTCGGCCATCTCTGGTTTTTCTTTAACTAATTCCTCTCCAGCCTGTTGTACTCTGATTAACCTGTCTTTATTGCTGGCAATCTCTGCTTCAAAGGCCTGGTGACGGGTCCACTTACTATGCACAGTCTTGGCTGACCGATAACTCTCATCTTGGGCAATGATATGTTTTTCCTGGACCCAATCATTTAGTTCTTCACAGTCTTGAAGGAACTGATGTACTTGCAATTGGTCCCTTAAACGTTCCATCTGCTCCATTGCTCGTTCTCTATTTTGTTGACGACGTTCTTCAATATTTTCTGCCTTCTTCTGGATTTTGTCTGCTGCAAAGTGCTCTTCATCCAAAAGCCTCTGAGCAAATTGACATATGCCATTTATCTTTTCATCATTAGCTTCCATGGTTGTAAGGAATGCTTCATGTCTCTTAATGAGGTTCTCTGCCTGTTCCAAGTTTGTAGGCGTCTCATCCTTGCTGAGGTAGTGCTCCTGCTGGCTAAGAAGTACTTCACCTTGTTTGGTGTCACGCAAGAACATTTGCAAGTTAAGAGACTGGGACAAAAGCTGTTGTCTGTTCTCCCACATCTGGTGTAATTCTGCCCAGCCATCCTTCAGGGCCTTCAGACGTTCTCTTAAGAACATATACTGAGCATCATCAGCTGGAGTGACATCTTCTGCAGTTATACGTTCACCATATTCCATCATCTTAGTGTAATCTTCAGTGTAATTATCAATCTCTTCTCTGATAGACTGGTGCTGACTAAGAAGCTTCTCTGCTTCAGCAAGATTAGATGGAATATCTTCAGAGGCAACATCAGTCATGGTCTTTGTCAACCAGGCCTGGAAATGATCCAAATCACGCAAGAAGCGATGAAGATCACCAGCCTCCTCAAGTTTAGCATCACGTTCCTTCAAGAGTTGAGTAAGCTGATCCCATACAGCACGAATTTGTTCAACACGTTCACGAATAAGTTCAGCTTCTTCAGGATGGTCTTTACTAATCTTATCTGCTTCTCTTTCCAAAGAATCCAACTTTGCTTGAATGGCTGCCAAGTCTCGCTCCATACCAGAAAGACGCCGCTGTAGAGTCATGATACCACTTAGATCAGTACCAAGATCAGCCGTCTCCATCAAGACTCTCTTCTTGTCCTCAATCCACAGAACAGTTTCTCGGCATTCAATGTGGAATGTCTGAACACCATGAGCAGAGTTAAGTTCTTCACGTTTGTTCTCAGCCTTTTCCCGTAGCTCTGCCCATCGCTGGTTTAACTGATTCTGGCGGGTTACAATGTCTTCCGAATTAGGGTGTTCAACATGTAGCAGCTGGCGAGCTAGTTGATTCACTACTGCAACACGACTAGCATTAGCATTCATTTCCTGTTCAAATCCTTCATATCTATGTTTCATGATCTCACAATCTTCAATATCCTTTGCTGGAACCATCGTTTGAAgcattctttctttctctcctatCCACTGTTCAACACCATCTGCCTCAGTGAATAATTTATACAATGACAAGGCATCAAGAAGTCTCTGTTTACGCATCTTTGCCAATTCCAGGAGTTCTTTGTAACGTCTATCAATTGATGCCAACCTTTCAACGACATCTGGAGACTCTCTGTCAATCTCATTAAGCTCCGATGCTTGTTGGTGAAGAGCTTCAATTGTAGTGGCATAATTCTTCAACTCTTCAGTAACATCTTTGTGTTTCTTAAGTAGAGACTGTACAGTGGCTTCATCTCTGCCAGTATCTTCACTGGATACCAAACGCAGTATATCTAGCATCCATGTGTCCACATCATCGGCTTCTGTATAGAACTGATGCAGGTCCACTGCATCTGTCAACCTCTTCTTTCTGGTTGCAGACTTCTCCTTAAGGCTGTTCCACATTCCCATAATCTCATCAATTCTTTCCTGAATTTTGTCGGAACCAAAGTGTTGCTGAACAATTAGCTCTTCTCCAACCTTGACAACAGCCATTATTTGGGGTTCATGAGAAAGAAGTTCTTCTTCTACAGTTTTGTGCTTAGTCAAGAGTAGGTTAACAGTAATGAGGTCATGCCCTATATCTGAAGTTGACAGAATTTGTTCCTTCTCCTTGATCCAATTCTCCTCCTCTGCCATATCCCAGTAGAACTGCCATAACTTGCGGGACTCTTCCAAACGCAGTCGACGCTCCACTGCCAGCTTGACTAATTCACCATAAGCATCTTCTAATTGCTGCACACGTTCCAAGACAATGGATGGATCACATGGCCGATAACCTTCCACTTGCTCATCATCAAGGAACCTTTGAGAATGTTCGATAACAGTTTTTACACGCTCACCCAGAACATTGATATCTGCCTCCAACAAGGAATGTTTTTGCAGCAAGTCCTCTACACCCATAAGATGTTTTCCATAATCTTCACTTAACAGCCGTACTTTCATATCTTCCATAGAATCTAGAATGTATATCATTTCTTGGAAGTTCTGTTGCAATTGTAGGGAAAGTTCGAGTCTCATACGACGAAGGCGCAAAAGCTCCAGCAAGTAGTTCCATAGCCGTAACACATTATCTTTCCTGGCATTAATGCGTTCAATATCATGATATCGTTCAGTCTCAAGTTCCTGTGCCACTGCAACAACTGCCTGTACACGTTCCTCATAAGCAAAGATATCAGTCTCAATAGCTTCATGTTTCTTTGCTGCTGCTTCCACTGCTGCCAAATCAAAGCCAAAGTTGTCCTGAGAAACAAGACGTTGGTTTTCAGACAGCCAAGTTTCTCTCATCCCAGCCTTGCGGTTAAATCTAGCTGCCAGCTGCTCCAATTTCTCTTGACGAATGAGTTCTTCTCGCAATGCTAACTCTCGTTCGTGTTCTGCCTTCTCCAAACGTTCCCAGGCTTTATTGATGTCACTAATCATTTTACCTTCTTTAGGCAAATATGGTTTTTGGTTGTTAGCTCGCATCTTTGATTGTAAAGTAAAAAGCAGCACCTCAAGGTTACCCTTTTCTACAAACTTTGGTGGTTTTTCTACAGTGCGGTAAGTGTTGAACTGTGTCAACTGCGTTTGAACTCCAGTTAAGGAGTTGGCAAAATCTCGGTCATTAAGAGATTCAATTGTAGTTTCAATCCACTTGAGAAGATCCGAGGTCAAGCCTTCGTACTCTCTGATCATCCTATCATTCTCCATGGCAATACCAACCACCTTGCCTATACGTTTGCCTTGAACTGTCTCCTGCTTCAACTTTGAGAAGTAGTGGTAGTAGGTGACAACATAGGTAATAATTGACTTCTCATCAGGCTGTTCAACAAATATATCCTCAGCATCCAAGAGTTTTGTAAGCCCCAGTTTGTTTTCAGCCACATTGAAAGCATTGTTGAGGTTGTGAATGGGATTTGAACGAGATAATTTCTCATACTGCACCAAATCTGGTCTATGCTTGTGAATGATGGCATTAAAAGCCAAGCCATCTCTCCAAGATGTAGTgaaatttctgatgttaacattgtgatAACCAGCAGTCTTCATTTGACACCAAAGAAGAAGAGCATCCTTTGCACTTTTTGTCTCTTGATTCTCTGTCTCTTCGATGGTAATATCTTGAATTTGGAAGCGGAGGATAATGGTCCAGATGAGACCCAATGTGAGACGTGCATTACCATCGACAATGTCGTGTGAACCCATGTTCTCCAAGTGGACGCGTTGATCCCGGAGGAACTGCAAAGCTTTGTCTACATTCTCAAGGCAGTGGATTCTCATCTTTCCTTTGGTGGGTCGTGGCTGAgggtataaaaaaaaattgatcaaaCACttcaaataaagaaaatatacacAATGTGGTTACTGTAAATGCTAATTATTTAGAAACCAAATTTATTATTTTGGAAGTTTACTACAGAATTATTCACAGCTTGTTGGCCATCACCAAGGCTGAAAAATTCATCTTACCACAAATTTTTTTGGTTGGTAGCCTTACACTTTACTGTCAAATTGTGATATGCTTTTCATGTCTTTTACAAAGCCTAAATTTCATGATGGCCATTTTTCCTTCTAAGAAATGAGCCTTTTCCTTTCTTTTCCTTTGCCATGCAACCTTGTCCCTTATCCTGCCATATATATCCTTTCACTTCCCTTCCTGTCAACTACTCATTGTCCCCTCTTCCATATAGCTTCTCTCAAACACACATGCCTCTCTTTTTCCTCTCCCTTTACTCATGTCCCTCCTTTTCTACGAGCTGCCATTTACCTTTCCTTCAGTTGCCTTCTCAAAATTATTCTTCCTCCATATTTATCTTTGTAAGTACAGTATATCCAGTACTGAATGTGGATATATATTTACACTTAATATTGTGACCCACTGTACTCACTAGTCGTTCTCCAGAGAGGATCTCCAGAAGCTTGATGAGTTGCTTTCCATCTCGAAGATCAACGTAGAGGTCTGCAATTCGAGCACTAACACGAACCAAGTGAGAATTTACCCATTTACAAAAGGTTTTCTTCTGCACACTCTCACGCTCATCTAAAAGAGAACACATTATTAGCCAACTGCATTAAAAAAATATGCACAATTTATGTACAGAAATCGTAGTTATTTATAACACCAACACAGGGCCAGCTGGATAGGCTGGTTTAATAAAATTACACAAGTTAAAAGAAACATTAGTGACCCCCTTTCTTGGCCTGGGTCATCCATCAAGAATGAAGAAGACTAGCTGTGTTTCCTTGAGTTCAATTAACCTACtgacatacagtactgtagttaaaACTCGGTAAATTACTGCTTTCTCAACCATAACAAGAAGCTACAGTGTGTAGGTGTAAGCAAGATATAAGCAGCTCTTGTTGACTGCTGTTACATTAATTTCAATAACGTCTGTCCTGTATAtagcatatcttgaggttatcttgagataatttcggggttttagtgtccccgcggcccggtcctcgaccaggcctccacccccaggaagcagcccgtgacagctgactaacacccaggtacctattttactgctaggttacaggggcatagggtgaaaaactctgcccattgtttctcgccggcgcccgggatagaacccgggaccacaggatcacaagtccagtgtgctgtccgctcggccgaccggctcccctaggttGAAgtatgtaattaccaaagtgtagttacaggatgagagatacgtttgtggtgtcccatcttcccaataCGCTTTGTTATATGACTGAAACTACAGTACTGACAGTTTAGGCATCCACCACCGTCTCGCTTGTTCCATATTTTCTTGCACctatgtttccttagcttgaatctaaagcctcttgttcttgaagttgcaggtttGAAGAATtccttgtcaattcctgttaactGTACTATTTTGTATGGGGTGATCATACTGCCTCTTTTTTCTATCGTCTAGCTTTGGCCTATATAATGCCTGTAGCCTCTTCATAGCTCTTGGTTTTCAGTTCAAGAAGCCCTATTATAGCACGTTTCTTGCACCTTTTACAGTTTATCAATGTGccacttgagatatgggcactgtacaactgctgcatatcccAATTTTGGTCTCTCAAAAGTTGTCAACAGTTTCTTTATTACGGAGCCCATAGGAATTATCCATGACATTCATGATCCCTTTGCAAGAACTTAATTTTTCTAATTTCACCCCAAAATTCACACAACATTTTTCTCCAAAGGCTATCGGCAATCTTTGATCTCTATTATTTTTATCTTTCTTAATATTCTCTTTATGGCTTAATAATATTGAGCATTAGTACATCATCTGATCTGAGGTATCTGCCATCTACAGTATAGGACAACCCGACATCTTTACGTAGCTTTTGCCAAAATATAGATCACCTTTGGAATTCTCTAATGTAATCATTCGCACCAGGCATGCATCTTTCTTTTAAAaggtgtactctctctctctctctctcctagctAATATTGATACAAGATGTATAAAATGTCATTAAGCATGCTCCAATGCAAATTACACTGAAGAAGACAATTGCATTACAGAAGTTGGAATTTAAAATGGTATTATTAAGTGCTCCACTGAGCAGACGCCAAGTTATCCAGGCCAGCAGCAGTGACATTCTTCTAGTTTAGAGTGTTCAAGGGAGGATATTGCTTTCACTTGCAGTGCCAACTTCCAAATGAGATACAGTACATTGAAAGTGGACATGGCAGGAAAATGCCGAGACAGGTTATCACTAGTACAGTAGTCTTATACCCACAGGTGCAAACAGTTAGATCAGTAAGAAAATTATCAATATGAAATCTTCATCTTCCATTTCATGACAGctaaatttaatattaatttcaTCACAGATTATGCACTGTAACATCAGTGTTCATACAGCTGTATTATATGGTTAAGTGTCATTTCTGTGTTAATTTGCGATACAACAATGATGACCTATATTGGGGATCGATCCCAACTGATCTGCTCAATTTTGAGTACAGTAAACAGTATTGTAAATAGAAAATGCCAGAAACATTAATGCAATTGAACCCTTGGTAATTTGGAATAGATCCAGTACCATTTGTTTCATTCTATCTTTGTTACATAAGCCAATGCAGGCACTGGAAGTTAATCTTTTAATTTTAAATCTACCCGAATTAACAACTACGAACAGTTTATTACCTTTGAGTAGTTTAATGTGGTGTTCCATAGATGCTATGTATCGGCTTTGTATATCAGGATCATTGCTTAATGATCTTCTGACATTCCTTGTTCGAACCTTTATAAGACGCACCGATTGAGTACACCCACTAGATGGGGACCAGGGAGATATCGTAAATTTCATATCATGAAACGCATCCTCACTACTGGATGGGGATGTAGGAGACTTGTCATGCGGGCTGGAGCAGCTGGTTGAAGTAGATCTCATTAATACAGGCTCACTGCGTGTATCACTGCATGTATCTCCATCACTCTTTGATCCATCTCGGAAATAATCAGCGTTTTGATCAGAACAATTATCAGAATTTTCACTGATACTGCATTTATCTGCAACTGTTAATATGTTGCTGGACAACTGAGTAGAGGTAGTAGATTTGTATTTAATGCCATCCACAGACTCCAATTTATAGCCAAGCATGGCATCGGGTAAATCATCACTTGCATCTGTGCCCGCAGTTTTATTACATTCCTTTTCTGTGGGTACTACACGACACTTGGCACTGTTAGTAGTCTCATTAGTGAGAATATTACCCTCAAAATCACCCAGGGAGTATCTCCAAGCATCACCAAGAGATTTCCTCCATTGTTTTCTCTCTCTATTACATTGTTCCTCCCTGATGATCTGGGATGAACCCATTGACTGCTGCTCAAAAATCTGATCACTTGACTTCTGTGAGCAATCATCTTCCATTGCAGAGCAATTATCTTCCATTGTATGATGGTCTTCCACTttactaaatatatctttaacaaATACACACACTTATCACGTCAAATTTAAGTTAGATATCGTCAGAAAACGACCATCAATCTCGTCTGGTTAACAAACACTCACTGACGTAGGTGGAGGCAGGATGTTCACAGTGATAACACCACACAAAAGAAGTATCAGTGAGTCAAATTTATTTTAACATGTGCACTTGAACTTAAACCACTTTGGGCCAAAGTGAACCCGCTACTGCTGCTAATGTGAAGAGAAGAGTATACGTAGTTCACTATCTGATCCCATTATCACTGTAAAGTTGCCAAAACCTCATTTGTCTAAATTTTCATGAAAATTAAACCACTAACCCCGAGTAATGTCAAGATATTATCAGCCAAATTTTATTCATTATTTAATGAAGAAAATAAGCCAAACAACCATCAACAggtacagaacacacacacacacacacaattataaatgtataGCATAATGGAATTGTCAAACACTCCCTCATGCTTTAGTGACAAGCTATACTGTACCTTATCTTAACTGTTAAGATTGTATTTTGAGGTGCAGAACCTCTATTTTATCCAGGTGTAATTAATCAATAATGTCAATTGATATGAATGGTAGATAAAACTGCCACCATCTCCCCCCCCATTGCATTTATCTACCACCCACACCTCAAACCAAACTcaaccacccctcaccaccaaccCCCATCCATGTCACATTCCAGCCACCCCAGTCCCACAAACAGTTCATTTCTGCAGGATATGGACCACTTAGTAACAAACCATCTTCTGAAAATAATTCCTATCAAAGCAAATATTACTGTACACAATAGTAATCAATGACAAATTTCCTAAGGATAAGATAAGTCTTCCTGTGTCAGCCACTCAAACTTCCTCACAAATATAATTATTTGTTAAATTAAGGCAAATGGTAGAAAAGAATAAGCACCAACATTACTGTATTTGAGCACAACAGGTGATGTCTTAaactggttgtgtg
The window above is part of the Procambarus clarkii isolate CNS0578487 chromosome 16, FALCON_Pclarkii_2.0, whole genome shotgun sequence genome. Proteins encoded here:
- the beta-Spec gene encoding spectrin beta chain isoform X4 — its product is MEDNCSAMEDDCSQKSSDQIFEQQSMGSSQIIREEQCNRERKQWRKSLGDAWRYSLGDFEGNILTNETTNSAKCRVVPTEKECNKTAGTDASDDLPDAMLGYKLESVDGIKYKSTTSTQLSSNILTVADKCSISENSDNCSDQNADYFRDGSKSDGDTCSDTRSEPVLMRSTSTSCSSPHDKSPTSPSSSEDAFHDMKFTISPWSPSSGCTQSVRLIKVRTRNVRRSLSNDPDIQSRYIASMEHHIKLLKDERESVQKKTFCKWVNSHLVRVSARIADLYVDLRDGKQLIKLLEILSGERLPRPTKGKMRIHCLENVDKALQFLRDQRVHLENMGSHDIVDGNARLTLGLIWTIILRFQIQDITIEETENQETKSAKDALLLWCQMKTAGYHNVNIRNFTTSWRDGLAFNAIIHKHRPDLVQYEKLSRSNPIHNLNNAFNVAENKLGLTKLLDAEDIFVEQPDEKSIITYVVTYYHYFSKLKQETVQGKRIGKVVGIAMENDRMIREYEGLTSDLLKWIETTIESLNDRDFANSLTGVQTQLTQFNTYRTVEKPPKFVEKGNLEVLLFTLQSKMRANNQKPYLPKEGKMISDINKAWERLEKAEHERELALREELIRQEKLEQLAARFNRKAGMRETWLSENQRLVSQDNFGFDLAAVEAAAKKHEAIETDIFAYEERVQAVVAVAQELETERYHDIERINARKDNVLRLWNYLLELLRLRRMRLELSLQLQQNFQEMIYILDSMEDMKVRLLSEDYGKHLMGVEDLLQKHSLLEADINVLGERVKTVIEHSQRFLDDEQVEGYRPCDPSIVLERVQQLEDAYGELVKLAVERRLRLEESRKLWQFYWDMAEEENWIKEKEQILSTSDIGHDLITVNLLLTKHKTVEEELLSHEPQIMAVVKVGEELIVQQHFGSDKIQERIDEIMGMWNSLKEKSATRKKRLTDAVDLHQFYTEADDVDTWMLDILRLVSSEDTGRDEATVQSLLKKHKDVTEELKNYATTIEALHQQASELNEIDRESPDVVERLASIDRRYKELLELAKMRKQRLLDALSLYKLFTEADGVEQWIGEKERMLQTMVPAKDIEDCEIMKHRYEGFEQEMNANASRVAVVNQLARQLLHVEHPNSEDIVTRQNQLNQRWAELREKAENKREELNSAHGVQTFHIECRETVLWIEDKKRVLMETADLGTDLSGIMTLQRRLSGMERDLAAIQAKLDSLEREADKISKDHPEEAELIRERVEQIRAVWDQLTQLLKERDAKLEEAGDLHRFLRDLDHFQAWLTKTMTDVASEDIPSNLAEAEKLLSQHQSIREEIDNYTEDYTKMMEYGERITAEDVTPADDAQYMFLRERLKALKDGWAELHQMWENRQQLLSQSLNLQMFLRDTKQGEVLLSQQEHYLSKDETPTNLEQAENLIKRHEAFLTTMEANDEKINGICQFAQRLLDEEHFAADKIQKKAENIEERRQQNRERAMEQMERLRDQLQVHQFLQDCEELNDWVQEKHIIAQDESYRSAKTVHSKWTRHQAFEAEIASNKDRLIRVQQAGEELVKEKPEMAELIGPKISELNQHFDALETTTKEKGERLFDANRQVLYEQTCDDIDTWMTDLEKQIEGRDTGMDLTSVNILMQKQQMIETQMAVKAKQVEQLESQADYLQRMTPEKTEEIKLMKAMVEKKFESLKAPLDERNWALAKKKEAYQFRRDVEDEKLWILEKMPQASNTEYGNSLFTVHMLKKKLQSLSTEIDNHEPRINLVCANGRKLIEEGHESADEFHKLLEDLLDHWAKLKDALEHRRSKLLVSEKAQQYLFDASEAEVWMSEQELYMMVEDRGKDEISAQNLMKKHQSLECAVADYAETIRQLGETARHLINEEHPDSEQIGIRQSQIDKLYAGLRDLAVERRSKLDEALKLFMLNREVDDLEQWIAEREVVAGSHELGQDYDHVSMLRDRFKEFARDTETIGTERVAAVNEIADQLISAGHSDAATIAEWKDGLNESWADLLELIETRTQMLAASWELHKFFHDCKDVLSRILEKQNSISDELGRDAGSVSALQRKHQNFVQDLVMLQQQVQQVQEDSSKLQAAYAGDKAREITNREAEVVSAWLNLQGMCEDRRIKLHDTGDLFKFFNMVRTLILWMDDVIRQMNTTEKPRDVSGVELLMNNHQSLKAEVDAREDNFNVCVFLGKELLSRNHYATPEIKEKLMSLSNQRINMLQRWEERWEHLQLILEVYQFARDASVAEQWLLAQEPYLVSSEFGRSIDEVENLIKKHEAFDKACSAQEERFAALERLTTYELKELKRKQEEEEEERRRQEELARQAAAPPPQSPDQPTDGVDGAAEDSHLNGEELDESQEEHDESGAVRGGSAPSTPRPPSTPVTPTAASSAVRGRPVSATLPPQSSLSSPASPPTPASKESRRRVRSRSKSPFRSFRWKKSKSSPSGAPGSASDDESNLERAAERPSPSGDEDQLEGSLVRKHEWESTTKKASNRSWDKVFLVLRGNMLMFYKDRKSYQAAPEVFFRAEAPCDVSGGQASIADDYTKKKHVLRLKLIGGAEYLFQAKDEEELTVWVGSLQMAASAEGSAGPSRSQTLPAGSEKKDEPKRRSFFTLKKK